In Acipenser ruthenus chromosome 16, fAciRut3.2 maternal haplotype, whole genome shotgun sequence, the following proteins share a genomic window:
- the LOC131697878 gene encoding uncharacterized protein LOC131697878, whose product MAFSPTYLLFFLVICIGITSRGGSSGFADCTTIADSSTKTSVGKPAALKRNDKIFINKRKLQTDIAMDDVATSPGDLATAAPQTTPPLQGRVDEQGRFDAVFQDPSQGAGQYEELLKDIVAHLEGIIGEPPQIPPVPKNTDSKFLILEMILRELHNHCKITAGKLKEKEVDKRNFERVLASILEELEAWSSALSQPPVTLGSQGNATTSTRDKESDSTSTRDKETDSTSTRDKETDSTSTRDKETDSTSTRDKETDSTSTRDKETDSTSTRDKETDSTSTRDKETDSTSTRDKETDSTSTRDKETDSTSTRDKETDSTSTRDKETDSTSTRDKETDSTSTRDKETDSTSTRDKETDSTSTRDKETDSTSTRDKETDSTSTRDKETDSTSTRDKESDSTSTRDKETDSTSTRDKETDSTSTRDKETDSTSTRDKETDSTSTRDKETDSTSTRDKETDSTSTRDKETDSTSTRDKETDSTSTRDKETDSTSTRDKETDSTSTRDKETDSTSTRDKESDSIHTESSDQAESSESTKPSDQAESSESTKPSDQAESSESTKPSDQAESSESTKPSDQAESSESTKPSDQAESSESTKPSDQAESSESTKPSDQAESSESAKPSDQGESSESAKPSDQAESSESTKPSDQGELSESTKPSDQAELSESTKPSDQAELSESTKPSDQAESSESTKPSDQAESSESTISSGKDTSIRTIKSKDNTSSESAKSDDQVSSIEAASTEAPAPDVSSGSEESESSETTHLSPELISLENSETEAIDDIIKDDEDTEEARTEEEPVSINVQAGMRKTQMSLQEETAQKVDIPPLLPNQEPVETTEESTTSQVTESTEPSVTAQISANITGYPLLRAQPNMEEMDIEGIPVRMEEEEGGVKLTALEWLVDNVFIVLGVVLLVFLLVLGFLSFSICTLTDKKDSSSRLSEILVIKNEGDDRVDKKYVMGRIGKQRGASTALEQLEKQDRRLAHLRPIPGGQLPSDRPSASSTIYSEPNSRASSRQVASDGEQQSTSRIWFTDTDLPSNVSPESWAAETDLPSNVSPESWVAETDLPSNVPPESEVTETDLPSEVPPESEETETDLPSDMPPESEATETDLLSNMPPESGVTETDLPSDMPPESEVTETDLLSNMPPESGVTETDLPSDMPPESEVTETDLLSNMPPESGVTETDLPSDMPPESEATETDLLSNMPPESGVTETDLPSDMPPESEVTETDLPSDMPPESGVTETDLPSDMPPESGATETDLPSDMPPESEVTETDLPSDMPPESEATETNLHSDMPPESEATETDLHSDMLPEN is encoded by the exons ATGGCTTTTTCGCCGActtatttattgtttttcctCGTCATTTGCATTGGCATTACCAGCAGAGGCGGTTCTTCAG GATTTGCAGATTGCACCACCATTGCAGATTCAAGTACGAAAACTAGCGTTGGGAAACCTGCAGCACTGAAGAGAAATGACAAGATCTTTATAAACAAAAGGAAACTCCAAACGG ACATTGCAATGGATGATGTAGCAACGTCTCCTGGAGACCTCGCAACTGCAGCCCCCCAAACCACCCCACCCCTACAAGGGAGAGTCGATGAGCAGGGACGTTTCGATGCAGTCTTTCAGGACCCAAGCCAGG gtgcTGGCCAGTACGAAGAGCTGCTAAAAGACATTGTAGCTCATCTAGAGGGGATTATAG GAGAACCTCCCCAGATACCACCGGTGCccaaaaacacagacagcaagTTCCTTATATTGGAGATGATACTGAGAGAGCTACACAATCATTGTA AAATTACAGCCGGAAAACTCAAGGAGAAGGAAGTGGATAAGAGAAATTTCGAACGTGTTTTAGCCTCTATACTGGAGGAGCTTGAGGCATGGAGTTCAG CTTTGTCTCAGCCACCTGTAACGTTAGGCAGCCAAGGAAATGCCACCACATCAACCAGAGACAAAGAATCGGACAGCACATCAACCAGAGACAAAGAAACGGACAGCACATCAACCAGAGACAAAGAAACGGACAGCACATCAACCAGAGACAAAGAAACGGACAGCACATCAACCAGAGACAAAGAAACGGACAGCACATCAACCAGAGACAAAGAAACGGACAGCACATCAACCAGAGACAAAGAAACGGACAGCACATCAACCAGAGACAAAGAAACGGACAGCACATCAACCAGAGACAAAGAAACGGACAGCACATCAACCAGAGACAAAGAAACGGACAGCACATCAACCAGAGACAAAGAAACGGACAGCACATCAACCAGAGACAAAGAAACGGACAGCACATCAACCAGAGACAAAGAAACGGACAGCACATCAACCAGAGACAAAGAAACGGACAGCACATCAACCAGAGACAAAGAAACGGACAGCACATCAACCAGAGACAAAGAAACGGACAGCACATCAACCAGAGACAAAGAAACGGACAGCACATCAACCAGAGACAAAGAAACGGACAGCACATCAACCAGAGACAAAGAATCGGACAGCACATCAACCAGAGACAAAGAAACGGACAGCACATCAACCAGAGACAAAGAAACGGACAGCACATCAACCAGAGACAAAGAAACGGACAGCACATCAACCAGAGACAAAGAAACGGACAGCACATCAACCAGAGACAAAGAAACGGACAGCACATCAACCAGAGACAAAGAAACGGACAGCACATCAACCAGAGACAAAGAAACGGACAGCACATCAACCAGAGACAAAGAAACGGACAGCACATCAACCAGAGACAAAGAAACGGACAGCACATCAACCAGAGACAAAGAAACGGACAGCACATCAACCAGAGACAAAGAAACGGACAGCACATCAACCAGAGACAAAGAATCGGACAGCATACACACTGAATCAAGTGACCAAGCAGAATCATCTGAATCTACTAAACCAAGTGACCAAGCAGAATCATCTGAATCTACTAAACCAAGTGACCAAGCAGAATCGTCTGAATCTACTAAACCAAGTGACCAAGCAGAATCATCTGAATCTACTAAACCAAGTGACCAAGCAGAATCATCTGAATCTACTAAACCAAGTGACCAAGCAGAATCATCTGAATCTACTAAACCAAGTGACCAAGCAGAATCATCTGAATCTACTAAACCAAGTGACCAAGCAGAATCATCTGAATCTGCTAAACCAAGTGACCAAGGAGAATCATCTGAATCTGCTAAACCAAGTGACCAAGCAGAATCATCTGAATCTACTAAACCAAGTGACCAAGGAGAATTGTCTGAATCTACTAAACCAAGTGACCAAGCAGAATTGTCTGAATCTACTAAACCAAGTGACCAAGCAGAATTGTCTGAATCTACTAAACCAAGTGACCAAGCAGAATCGTCTGAATCTACTAAACCAAGTGACCAAGCAGAATCGTCTGAATCTACAATATCAAGTGGCAAAGACACATCCATTAGAACTATTAAATCAAAAGACAACACATCCTCTGAATCTGCTAAATCAGATGACCAAGTGTCAAGTATCGAAGCAGCATCTACTGAAGCTCCTGCACCAG ATGTTTCCTCAGGTTCTGAGGAGTCTGAGTCTTCAGAAACCACCCATCTCTCACCAGAGCTTATTAGTCTAGAGAATTCAGAGACAGAGGCAATCGACGACATTATAAAAG ATGATGAGGATACTGAAGAAGCGAGAACGGAAGAag AGCCGGTGAGTATCAATGTACAGGCTGGCATGAGAAAGACCCAGATGTCCCTGCAGGAAGAAACCGCACAGAAAG TTGATATACCACCTCTCCTGCCCAACCAAG AGCCTGTGGAAACTACTGAAGAGAGTACCACTTCCCAAGTGACAGAGAGCACAGAGCCCTCAGTGACAG CACAGATATCAGCTAACATCACCGGCTACCCGT tACTTAGAGCTCAGCCAAATATGGAAGAAATGGACATTGAAG GTATCCCAGTGcgcatggaggaggaggaggggggtgtgAAGTTGACAGCTCTTGAGTGGCTGGTGGATAATGTCTTCATTGTCTTGGGAGTGGTGCTCCTCGTTTTCCTCTTGGTTCTGGGTTTCCTCAGCTTCTCCATCTGCACCCTGACAGACAAGAAGGACTCATCCTCACG ATTATCTGAAATCCTAGTCATTAAAAATGAAGGTGACGACAGGGTGGACAAAAAGTACGTTATGGGCCGCATTGGGAAGCAGCGAGGAGCCTCCACGGCACTGGAACAGCTTGAGAAACAGGATAGACGTCTAGCTCACCTCAGACCCATTCCAGGGGGCCAGCTTCCCTCAGACAGGCCCTCCGCCTCCTCCACTATCTACAGCGAGCCCAACTCCCGTGCTTCCTCCAGGCAAGTGGCCTCTGACGGCGAGCAGCAATCGACTTCCAGGATCTGGTTCACTGACACCGATCTTCCCTCAAACGTGTCTCCCGAGAGCTGGGCGGCTGAAACTGACCTTCCCTCAAACGTGTCTCCCGAAAGCTGGGTGGCTGAAACTGACCTTCCCTCAAATGTGCCTCCCGAGAGCGAGGTGACTGAAACCGACCTTCCCTCAGAAGTGCCTCCTGAGAGCGAGGAAACTGAAACCGACCTTCCCTCAGACATGCCTCCTGAGAGCGAGGCAACTGAAACCGACCTTCTCTCAAACATGCCTCCTGAGAGCGGGGTGACTGAAACCGACCTTCCCTCAGACATGCCTCCTGAGAGCGAGGTGACTGAAACCGACCTTCTCTCAAACATGCCTCCTGAGAGCGGGGTGACTGAAACCGACCTTCCCTCAGACATGCCTCCTGAGAGCGAGGTGACTGAAACCGACCTTCTCTCAAACATGCCTCCCGAGAGCGGGGTGACTGAAACCGACCTTCCCTCAGACATGCCTCCTGAGAGCGAGGCGACTGAAACCGACCTTCTCTCAAACATGCCTCCTGAGAGCGGGGTGACTGAAACCGACCTTCCCTCAGACATGCCTCCTGAGAGCGAGGTGACTGAAACCGACCTTCCCTCAGACATGCCTCCCGAGAGCGGGGTGACTGAAACCGACCTTCCCTCAGACATGCCTCCCGAGAGCGGGGCGACTGAAACCGACCTTCCCTCAGACATGCCTCCCGAGAGCGAGGTGACTGAAACTGACCTTCCGTCAGACATGCCTCCCGAGAGCGAGGCGACTGAAACCAACCTTCACTCAGACATGCCTCCCGAGAGCGAGGCGACTGAAACCGACCTTCACTCAGACATGCTTCCCGAGAACTGA